The following nucleotide sequence is from Harmonia axyridis chromosome 5, icHarAxyr1.1, whole genome shotgun sequence.
TGAATCGATTTTCAATAACGGAAATACAATCGCAAATAATGGAAATATTAAATATCGTGATGGAATCAAATCTGCATTAATCGGAAATTTATTGGGCATTGaaaacataatttgaaattgatagcttcatcaattttcaattttaataattcgtTGCAGTTCACGAAAATGCCATATACCTATGAACGTCCACAAACTTCAAGATAATAAGAGGGCTactatttttgtattgaaaattggCAACACCGATAttgccaggtgaaatctgatattgacatcgtgaaatttgacattttttatgtTGTAAGTACTCGTAATGTTTTGAGTACGAgcacaatttttgttgtttacaTAGGTATACATAAACTAAcggacaaagaaactgcaacaccaagaaggagctgttaaatttttttttttgctgaaacATAGTATAGcagggagtaaatgattgaattcggagaaaaaacttgtgaaggttttttcatgtaaacaatttttgttacttgaatattgtagtcgttttttgcaagttttttttaattttacaacaaaccagctattcgaggagatccaaagtcgttgtgcagttgttgttgaaatgcctagagcacgtgtacgcggaatttattgccagcagctaagtgaatttgaatgaggtcgaattattggttttATAGGAGGtgagggttgtcatttcgagaaatcgctaaccgtatgaacagaaatccaactactgttatgagatgttgtcaatcgtggtttgataatggccaaaatcgaagaagagtaggcaccagcTGTCGAAgtggcacaaatgaagttcatgatcgacgtctaagacttatggccattagagaccgatttgcgacaactcgatctttggctgatgagtagtTAAGAGAACAAGGTCATCCTGTAACtctccgaacggtttaccgccggataaggtcttttggactgcagcattgtCGACCCCATtctgtgttacctctgacggttgagcatcgccggcaacgattacagtggtgcagagaacgtcaagattggaatgtggaatggcatcaggtcgtcttttctgatgaatctcgattctccttggatgcacatgatggccgaagaagggttagacgacgtcggggagaaagacgtgaacctcagtttgatgtagagcgtcatgtacacaggacagtaggcgttatggtatggggtgctattgcacatgcaagtacgtcacctttagtcttcaatcgaggtaacatgacagcgctgcgttaccttcaagtaATActgaagccatatgttctcccttaccttaaccggctcgggaatccaatatttcagcaagataatgcccgacctcatgttgcaagagttagtttaaattttttcgaagcgacccatgtgaatcttttgccatggccgcccaaatCTACCGATCTTTCgctcatagagcatgtttgggacatcatgggtagaaggcttggaaatttaccccaaccACCATGGACTCTTAGACATGAactacaggtagcttgggatagtattcctcaagaagaaatagaccatcttattgcattaatgtgttggggagtgtatagataatcgcggtgggcaaacacatcattaacaaatttattggaaaaaattgtaacccttcgttttttctccaaatttcaatcatttactccttgctgtactatatatgtttcaccaaaaaaataaaataaaattcaaactgctccttctggatgttgcagtttctttgtcctTTAGTATATTTTGTTCGAGGAAACGAATATTCGTAAAAGTATTATTGTTAAACGttaatttatttcacaaatacaCAGAATACAAAAAAGAACGATTAAATTAAAATCAGAATTTTCATATTCAGGCTGAACAGGGTTTGACGATGGCTGCTTCGTAAAGGTCGCTGAAACTCTTTTTGGTTAAATCGTTCTTACAGTTCTTGTTGATCTGTTGGAGGATACAGGACTTTTGCTTGACAGCTTCCCTGTAATGAAAAAAGATTGTAAATTGATTGAATCGCAGAATTAAATCCTCAATTTGCTGCAGTAATTATGAAACATTTCAATAGTGAAGGGTCAACAGTGTTCGAAttaaaagaatatttcaaacttttcGCCAGGTACTTTGGAAGCTACTTCATTAGGTAATAAAAGAACTGAGAAGCTAGCTGAACTTCCTATCTGATAGATCCACATAACTAGTAGATCTACAGATCAATTGGTAGAAGTTAAAACTCATAGAATGGCTTTTAACCCAATTTTTGCACTCACCCACAAAGCTCAGTCTTCAAGTTGGTCACAGCATTGATATTCTTGATTTTGCTTTCAATACCACCGATGCAAGATTTCAGGTTTTCAGGTTCAACAGCAGCGCATGGGTTGCTGAGTTCTAAAATATAGAAAAGCGATTTAATAAcattcaaaatgtgaaatttttcacgaataCTCACCGACGATGTCTCTAACTTTGGAGTTGCAGAGATATTCGGTGGTTGATGTAACAGCATTGATGATGAGTTTTGGAATGTCGTGGAATTTGGCTTCCAAACactcttcgaaaaccttttcgaTGGGCTCAATGCATTTTTTGAATTCGGCGCCAAGGCTGTCACAGATGACTCCTTCAGATTTGGATTCTTGAGCGCATTTGACGGATTTCAAAGCTGcttcctgaaaataaaaaatcattcattaaaatttattgattagatCACAATTATGGAATCAAATTAGTCTGCACATTAGAATTTAGATACAACGAAcgaaaagtaaacatttgtgctcgatcccgaatacaagagagatggaaatttagtgtcaccaatcacaatcgagctagccgattgtgtcAGCGAGCCATAGacgtggagaatcctgatttgattgttgaatgctttatcaggaatctTTTTtccataacttcacaataggtaaatcattaaactgagaaaacattgacccttttgaaacacgaaagaatttttatgaataaatcacattataaattatttctgagcatgaattgataatttcgaaatgaaccaaattataaataaaataaaacgaagtaatttccactatgttatttaattgttagcaacaattaaacacaattaattgttgctaacaattaaataacatagtggaaattacttcgttttattttatttataatgaatttccgccaagtaaggaccgaatccattaaatatgaaccaaattatgttacgctactgctatagtgtcccgtcagacaaagagtgacgaatgttggcatcaaaacaaatgcatcagttataAGGCGATTTCctttcctcttattaatgttctaaggtctGCACCTTTGTTCATCTGATCATTGACATTTCTACAATGTTGCAGGAGGgtgttcatgcaattttgtggccaccaagggtgcaattggcgtatgaatgaTCACTCGATagtctgcttgaattttctatatggGATTTATTGTCTTTTCAGGCCAACTTGCACCCAGAATTTAAATATTCTAACGTtccaaattttagaaaaaaacgcACATGAGATGATTCTATATTATGAGGTACTTACGTAGAGTTTTGTTGTATTGCGTTTGCAGACTGCTATTTCAATTTGGGAAGTTATTTCTTGTAGACCATCCTTAAGAAGATCTTGGAGTTGTTCTGGTGAAGAATCGGTGTTTTCGATCCTCTTGGAATAATCTTGAATTCTGTTTACGAGTGAATTCAACTCAATGCGCCTTGAGTAGGCaactgaaaataagaaaaataggaaattaagaaatatatcgaaaaaaaaacaatatttcagtaacaacagGTCCGACACTGTTGAAGTATTgcaattatacagggtgcttcAGGAATTTTATCGAGATCtgacaattttcaatatttaataactgATAAAATCTATagtgttttttttcatttagatGGAATTCTGctatttctttttgttttggTGGAAATTGATGAGTAATAATCACTGAGGAATAGGCGTTTTATGTTGTTAagatgcaaaataaaaattctttgcAATTACTCACCTGCGAATACAGCAACGAGGACCAacaagaatttcattttgaccAGCAATGATCTGTTACTTATCAGAAAGCCAAGGTCCTAGCTTCTCTTCTGTTTATATATGAAACCCCTGCAATTGGTGTTTAATTAATGGAAAATAATgagataaataattgaaatcgtAAACAAAATTCTTCGATAACCCTATATCTTAGAAAAGTATCCTTGCAGAGGAGCACTGTCAAGAGTTCAGGAGTAATTAGAtaaaattatcttttttttttcttatatgtatataaaataataaatttactTATATCAGATGTGGAGAGTTTTTGTATCGATGTAGTACACCCATTTTTAATGCATTGTAAGCATTTTGGAAATGGATGTGAATCTGCGTCTATAAAAATCTAAATCTTTTCTTGGAATTTTATAATCGGTTCATCAAGTTTCAATTATCTCCGATTGGTTTATTTGCAATCATTTATGTCTAGgaaaaatttaacaatttgTCTTTTCGTGAGGGTCCAAATATACGCCCAACAATTTTAGAAATACACGGTGATTCACcgagatggcctattagacgtttatggaaaactaatcataattttgagctgaaaattggcatattgaggtttgagacaatgatctttttccataaaatattttcagatctctacaacttccggttataccggaaacagactactacttccttatttcaaatggcacacccagtattaTACTAGGTATATTCGCCCaactattgaaaaattaaataaaagttCGTTAGCACACgcagtatatcattgcatcattagatagcttttttgacgacaatttcggcaatatgccatacttttggttaaaactcaacggttcatgagttaatggggttcttaaaaaaaatggtggcgatgaggattcatttttttttctttttccattcTGCAAATAAGTAGTaggtattataagactgtttgcggtttggaccaaaaatgtacagagtgttcataaaaaaatcatgcacttggataactcaaattcatcaaaactcaaaaaaattcaatttttttccttattgtAGAAACTATTATTGAGGAGAATATACCAAGAggtcatttataatttttatagttaGTGAAATTCTCAATTTCCCTTACAAAAAATTGCGTTGAatagatgaaaaattttgagtacCTACCTTACTAAAATCAGACTTAAGCACGACTATGTGATATTCTATGATGTATAAGactaaataaatttaaatttttaattcgcCCACTGAGACGGAAGAAGCCATTTACATGGACCATTATCCAATGTAAAATCAAGAAGGGTTAATTTTGCTCGTTAGAAATTGAATTCGAAGGATCTAAGAGATTGCGAACTTTGAAAATGCATATATAGAATATTTCTCATTCATGAATAACAGCATGAACAATatgaatacattattttttgaaatgattttacaCTTTTAAACTTCTTGATATACCTAACTCATTTTACTTATTCTATTCTCGAAATCCAAGTTGAAGAGTGGTTTTTACTGCTAATACTTAGAACTTTTTTCTTCGTGATCACGTGAAAGAAGGAGATAAAGACGCAAAtgtttgaataataatttattcaataaatatgcattgaatggatgaaatattcatGTTAAATATAGTTAGTAGGTACAACAAATACCTACATTTATTAAAAACAACAAGAAAATACATtaattcaaacttttttttcgaacaactccacctcaaaattcttcgtgAAAAGTAAAGTTCTTACTTTAGACCTTCTTACAAATCAAGTGAATGCTGTGAACAAGAAATCTGACACTAGAGCGCCCtgttaataaaaattacaagtaCAATAAAAGAAACCGCATATTTTTAACTTAATGGAGCTGCCgtccaaaaactattttgactagccgtccaaaaactattttgacTATTTTGTATCCAACGTTTTATGTTGCTATTACCACAAATACTACTTGATCCAGAAAGTGTTGCTTCCTGCGGAAATTCTTCTTCATACAATTTTTCGTGGCTCTTCATCAAATGTTCAATAAATGGAAAAGTTTTTGTATGCTATTTTATGGAAATCTTGTAATAAATTTTCTTCACATCTAAAATAATCACTCTGAATAAGGCGTTTTCAGGCGATAGAAGTAAGAAAAAATTCTTGGCGAGTTTTAAAAACgcattgaaatgaaagaaaattcataCTTCTGTAGATTTCTGACGATGCCTTCGAATATGGACTTATGATTGCAGTAAATGAAGCCATTAGGGATTAATCATTTCtatccatttttttattattatcttcaaacaTTTCCATGTTTACATGCAAATACTGATTGAATACAAGTggtgattcaatttattattcaagTTGTATTAACTCATCTTGGATAAACTAGtttgttttcaattaattttcagtatttgtttgtttcaaatttcaaaaaatctcTATCAGAATTTGTATAAGAACAATTTGTATCTATAAAGAAAATTCTATCGTTCAATCCCTGAAGGATataacgaattaaaaaaaactgcGTTTATAAGATCATCTCTTgtataccatttttttttactttcataACATTTGCTATTTTGTGCTCTTGAGCACTTTTTAAAAGCAGTGCTTAGTAAAAGAAGCACTTAAAAATTAAAGTGTTAAATGTTCAAAATCCATATTGAAAAAGGATTCAAAATTGTTCTTTTCCATCCTCGTTTTGTTGATTCATTGTTATTTCTCTTCAGATTGTCaactttgaaatataataaccAATTTTTATACACAGAATTTCACTATTTTTAATCAGTTTGCTTCAATAAAGTTCTGCTCTACTTCTTTCCTTACCCTTCAATAATCTTACATATATTGAAGAGATACAATATTTATTCCTATTAAAAAATAACACTTTCAACAGTTCCTAGTAAAGTGCTAAGTGCACGAAATATCGAATTACTTTCACAGGGTGCTTAGCATTTTCGAGTCTTTTTTGGAAATCGGTGCTTATTGCTCGAAGCACTATTATTTAGTGCTCTTCACAGCTCTGGTAAGTTTTTAAAATGACACACTGTATATGACGTTCGAAACTAAATCTATTTCTctttaaaatataattattatctCACACTTTACGATATTAAGTTATCTCATTTTAATTCACCCATTGTTTTTCTTACCGAAATCAAAGGTTGAGAGATAAATATATTTCGGGGATATTTCATTATGAGTAAGAATATATAAAGCATtataatattgaagaaaattatcatTTTGGATACAATCATTGGTAGCTGAATTGATGATTTATGTAGGTAATAATATTAAATTGATTGTATGCAATTCTCAACAGATCTTTAAATGAGTTCATAAAACTTTTTCAATATGATATTATAGAATGTAGGTAATTAGGTGAAATTCATTTGATATTGTAAGATTAAATACACAGAATTCTGATTCTCATTTTTCACTACCTAATTACATGTAAAAGATTGTTTTATGACGAAAGGAGTTATCGAAGTGCTGAAAGGTTAAGAAGATAAACTTACAAACATTTTAGAATTActcacatttattttatatatactcGTCAATAGTTATTATAAACACCATGAAAATTTTGCTATTGATTTTCTTATTAGGTGAGTACATACCATTCAATTCCAGAAATGGTTCTTTCATTGTACACGAAATTTGTTATTGGTGATCAATTAATTTTAAAACGCGTGAATATTACTCAAAGCAAAGCACTATTAAAATATTAAGAGCTTTTTGTGGAATTTGTACCAGTATGCCAGTATTGAGCTGGAACTCCTGAAAATGCCTACCGTAGTGGTAGGAGAAACTTCAGATGAAAAACCGAGCAAAATGCCCAGAATTTTCTAACTCGGTTCATTTTTATGATCAAGGAAAAATTTTGTATCCAAATTAAAATATACGAAAATTTGGTAAGACAACATTTTCGAAATCTTTTTCTTTCTGCCTTCTATTGCTTTCTCAAAATTTATATCAGTTTTAGGTTCAATAATTCCGAACAATGCTCTCTCTGACTATGAAAAGCCAATCATGGAAAAAATTGGATTTTTGCAATTCTTCATCATTGAAAGTCTTATTCTTATGGGTGGAAATGACTGTTCACCCAAAATTAATCCAGTTGTGAGGGTAAGTTATTAACTATTACATACATATCAGAAActtttatcgagaaaaaaattgcaaaaaaccaaagttgttgaatataaaaaaatattagagCTGCAACCATTAGGTAAGCTtacaaattattgcaagagcATTAAAAAGATTTTAGAGATTATCCTTCATCTGGAAAGTGATAAAAATACatgattattttgttttttaagaGAAATTTAGTAGTTTTAGGGAAAACCTTCTTTAAAATAGAACACCTCACATACATTATATGATAATTCTAAATTTCACAAAGCTAAATTAGATCTCAAAACCATAGCAGGATCTAattgtttcttttttgtttgttgatttctctttttcatattttccttGTATCCTCAATTCACTTTTTCACTATTAAAACAGTTTTTCACTCATTTAGACCCATAGCATATTCAGAATTCGAtaagtatatattttttcagtcaGCTAAAACAGAAGCTATCGATTGCATAGGAAATTTGTCTATATCTGGATCTTTTTGTGATTCTTTAGCGAATGACTGGATGAAATGCTTGGATCCACTAGCAAAAAAGGTAGAGGAATGCAACCAAAATAAGGTATTGAAAGGAGCCATCGACATATCTTTAAAGACAACCCTGTCAGAAGCTGCATTCATATGCAAGTCTGATACAGCTGACCTTCTAGGTGAGAATAGCTATAATTCTAGTtctagaaaagcactgacttagTGTCAACATCTTTTGAGCattcgttgttgaagcgtgtatctttccatttttaataattgcgtagtttttacttgtcaaatgtcaaaagatgacagctcgACAGATAGAGAGCTGTTCAAAATTAAACCTAATATTGGAAAAACCTGTAGATATGAACTAGCAGAGATCTACTCCTTTCATATAATATGCAATCTACTTATTATTCCAGAATTGGCCAATCCATGTTTCCTGAAATCATTGGAATTAGAAGAGCCTTGTGTGAATAGATTCGTCATGGATGTTCAATCTGTATTCATAACTCAGGAAAAATTTAGTAATGTTTTTTGCAAGTGAGTATTATAATACTTCGAAAATTTATTCCTTtcctttatttgaaaaattgcgacGCCAggtatattaggccaattcaaaagttcccggtctgatgcacagatggcggtgctagtattaaatccgtatgattttcagttagtaccaaccttcaaacgatacgtgtaaaaatttgacagcagtcctaccattattttgtgaaatattgcgttgtgagtgtagctacttttgttatttgaaaaaagatggaaaaaaggaatttcgtttgctgataaaatattgctttttgaagggaacaaATACagctgaagcaaaatcttggcttgatgaagagttttcggggtctgcaccaggaaaatcaaccatcattgattggtatgctaagtttataCGTGGTGAAGTGAGCACctaagacggcgaacgcagtggacgcccaaaagaggctgccaccgacgaaaaaatcaaaaagttcacaaaataattttgaatgaaggtaaagtgaaattgattgagatagcagacattgtgaagatatcatctgaacgtgtacatcgtatcattcacgaatatttgtacatgagaaagctgtgtgcaaaataggtgccgcgcgagctcacaatcgatgaAAAGCAACgggttaatgattctgaacagtgtttgaagctgttcaagtgcaataaacctgaatttttgcgtcgatagtgacaatggatgaaacatggcaccatcatttcattccgtagtccaatcgacagtcagctgagtggactgcatacgatgaatcgaatccaaagcgaggaaaaacacaacagtcagctggcaaggttatggcatcagtgttctgggatgcgcaagggacttttcaattggcctgttattcaACAGAactgttatttatttataacaTTCTATGTTCCAATCCGAATACACTtttcaaattccatcaaaattggACTTTtagaacaagaaacattttgcGCATCATGAGCAAATCAGCTGGAAATATCTACGCTGGAAACTGTATAATCATACCAATTTCTATCGAGATTCTTTAGTTGGGGACACACAGACCGACAGACAGTGAAAATACACAGAAATGCATTCTGCAAGCAAAAATTTCAGATTCGCAGCCAAATTTTCATATCCCGAATGCTTCTTGGAAGACTTGGAAAACTTATAAAACTTCTCTAAAAGCACATTCTAAATGTTTTCAGATCCTCGGCCGAGCTAGAGAAATGCCTAACAAGTACAATTGAAGGTATGTGCCCAAGGAATGTTACCGTTAATACCATAAGAGGATTGTACGAATCTTTAGTAAAGCCTTGCAATTTTAAGAAAAACACTGTGTAATTATATTTCAAACATAAACATACTGTAAATACTTCGTTGTTAAATTAATAATCTTAAATGATATTATGTCATTTTAtttgattaattgttttttagagttataaaaatataaagctGTAAGTAATTATCGTAGCACATGTTTGATAGTTaaggatttcattttgatataaaaaacaaatatacagggtgattcaccgcgatggccagTTAGAAGtctatggaaaactaatcataattttatgcTGTAAATATGCATGCTGGGGTTTGAggaaatgatctttcttcctaaaatattttcagatatctgCAACTTCCGCTtatttgaaattggaaaaaaacctcaaaattgaatctctacaataatcgttatatcttctaaaatattggtcacagcccCATCAAACAAAGACGTATTTCATAGATCGAGttgtgatctaaaacatattgaggtttcaagaCCGTATCTAGCCTTAAGGAGAATTGGCAGCCTCGAGAATACTATCaaaatgtttttgaaaatttccgttTACACcctattatttctgaaataatggaccaATCAGTGAACTACCAGCAGAGGAAGTATTTCAAAATCATTTAATTTATTGTAATGGCCTATATAGAGTCTTAATAATTGTGTTCGATAGATGGCATCAGATGTTACATAATAAACAGAGCCCCCTATTATTATACTAAAAGGGTTTTttatttcgaggtatataactttaagttggcattacttttcaagatgtcgaccgatttaacagctgtcaagtgattcattctcagtttggtttggcaattcatcatgattaaactcacgcctgaacaacgcttgcaaatagtgcaatttcatttcgaaaataatggttctgtgcggaatacgtattgcgcactacgtccattttattttgtttagcgaagaagcgcacttctggttgaatgactacgtcaacaaacaaaactgccgcatttggagtgaagcttatcctcaagtgtatgtcgaaacaccgttacatccagaaaaactaactgtttggtgcgctttatgggctggtggaatcattggtccgtacttcttcaaaaacgatgatggccagaacgttacagtcaatggtgatcggtatagagccatgattactaactttttcattcctgaattgaacaaccatgatgtccaggagctgtggttccaacaagacggcgcaacatgtcacacagctcgtgccacaatggatttattgaaagacaagtttggtgacctcctaatttcacgttttggacctgtgaattggcctccaagatcttgtgattcaacaccgctagactactttctgtggggctatgtaaagtcattggtctatgcggataagccacaaacccttgaccatttggaagacaacattcaccgtgttattgccgatatacggccacaaatgttggaaaaagtctctaaaaaaaacaccctatactacTACGTCTAACTTTGTAAGGCATAACTATAATCCCTGTTTTAGGTAGGAATTTTTAACATGAAAACACAgttgaaatttaattctttCTGGATATTGTTCGAGATGGatgaaaaacataatttttttatgtataataataataaaaatatccaaTTCAGCGTGAATATGCAATCATTTGACAATATTCCAATTccaattcatcaaatatgtttGCATGGTTTTGATATGATGGCATCGTAAACTCCTATCACGGATTGCAAAGTTATATCATTATGGCAGACTTTCTTGAAATCTTTCAGTAGACAAGCCTTCGTGGTCTCCAATGATCTGGAAAATTAAGAATTAGTCGAGAGAAACATTAACAGTTAAAACTCAAatgtttcaaaaattattgaggTACATTTGAATTGCAGTTAATAGATTAATTTTCGAATCTAATTTTTATTAAGAAACACTTTTGAACGTTGGAATTGTTTTCGAGGATCTTAATAAGTATGCAAATTAATATACTCGTATCTACATTTCTTTTTCACAGTATAGGTATTTCATTTGGTTTTTTTCGTATCTCTGATTATTTATcgattataatttataaattaacAAAACTAAACAAATATTAGACTCTTAGAAATGATTTAGTGTTTACAGTTTGAGTTACCCAAAAGTTTACAAAGTTCGCATGTTTTCTTTACGATATTGTATGGCTAGAAATGTGAATgtcttgaaaattttccataattaaagaaattgaatgatatttattcaaaatatatttattaatttttaacaTTTACTTCATTAGAATTTGTTTATTACTAATAAGGAAATTTTTAACAGTATCTTTTTTTTCTGCTAGATCAAGTGGAATTCacgtattattatttatattatttctcttTGATGATAACCTCTAAAATAAATAGGGTACAAGTTCGTTGGTCAAAAGGTGGAATATTACATAACTAAGGGACCACAACCAATCGATATctcaaaacgaaaatttttatcaataatatttcattcaatgagaaataatTCGTGTTAGCTTCTTATGAATTGCCAAGGAGATCATCTCCTCCAAGATTCCTTCGTAAATATGAAGATGGTTTTCAAAGAGTTAAGAC
It contains:
- the LOC123679621 gene encoding uncharacterized protein LOC123679621 → MKFLLVLVAVFAVAYSRRIELNSLVNRIQDYSKRIENTDSSPEQLQDLLKDGLQEITSQIEIAVCKRNTTKLYEAALKSVKCAQESKSEGVICDSLGAEFKKCIEPIEKVFEECLEAKFHDIPKLIINAVTSTTEYLCNSKVRDIVELSNPCAAVEPENLKSCIGGIESKIKNINAVTNLKTELCGEAVKQKSCILQQINKNCKNDLTKKSFSDLYEAAIVKPCSA
- the LOC123679622 gene encoding uncharacterized protein LOC123679622 isoform X1 — encoded protein: MKILLLIFLLVLGSIIPNNALSDYEKPIMEKIGFLQFFIIESLILMGGNDCSPKINPVVRSAKTEAIDCIGNLSISGSFCDSLANDWMKCLDPLAKKVEECNQNKVLKGAIDISLKTTLSEAAFICKSDTADLLELANPCFLKSLELEEPCVNRFVMDVQSVFITQEKFSNVFCKSSAELEKCLTSTIEGMCPRNVTVNTIRGLYESLVKPCNFKKNTV
- the LOC123679622 gene encoding uncharacterized protein LOC123679622 isoform X2; this translates as MEKIGFLQFFIIESLILMGGNDCSPKINPVVRSAKTEAIDCIGNLSISGSFCDSLANDWMKCLDPLAKKVEECNQNKVLKGAIDISLKTTLSEAAFICKSDTADLLELANPCFLKSLELEEPCVNRFVMDVQSVFITQEKFSNVFCKSSAELEKCLTSTIEGMCPRNVTVNTIRGLYESLVKPCNFKKNTV